One window of the Pyrus communis chromosome 17, drPyrComm1.1, whole genome shotgun sequence genome contains the following:
- the LOC137723230 gene encoding uncharacterized protein, whose amino-acid sequence MAGFSTLTLPLTGLTRKDTLFIWDDKCKAIFEELKGRLVFEKLSSLCPHLGSPLVSLKGRLVFAVYLSKGRLVFVVYLSNTSLPSIWFWGFVVYTNASRKGLGCVLRQHDMVVAYGSRQLKPYELNYPNHDLEQAVVVYALKLWRHYLYGDSCEIYIDHKSLKYIFTPRKLNLQHRQWLELVKDYDLSIIYDLDPCFISYFLSSLHNVMGTKLSFSTTFHPQTDDQSERTIQTLKDMLRACVLDLKGSWDKHLSLVEFAYNNSYQTSIQMAPYEALYGRRCISYLYWDEVGEHRLLGPELMQIAAEKVAMICAGLLATQSR is encoded by the exons ATGGCGGGTTTCTCAACATTGACACTTCCTTTGACGGGACTGACGAGGAAGGATACTTTGTTCATTTGGGATGACAAGTGCAAGGCCATCTTTGAGGAGTTGAAAGGTAGACTTGTGTTTGAAAAGTTGTCTTCGCTATGTCCTCATCTCGGATCCCCATTAGTGAGTCTGAAAGGTAGACTTGTGTTTGCGGTATACCTTTCAAAAGGTAGACTTGTGTTTGTGGTATACCTTTCAAACACAAGTCTACCTTCCATCTGGTTCTGGGGGTTTGTGGTATACACCAATGCGTCTCGTAAGGGACTAGGTTGTGTTCTGAGGCAGCACGACATGGTAGTAGCCTATGGTTCTCGCCAGTTGAAGCCGTATGAACTTAACTATCCAAACCATGATTTGGAGCAAGCTGTTGTGGTTTATGCATTAAAGCTTTGGcgacattatctttatggagaTTCTTGTGAGATTTACATCGATCACAAGAGCCTCAAGTACATCTTCACTCCGCGGAAGCTAAACTTACAACATAGACAGTGGTTGGAGTTGGTGAAAGATTATGATT TGTCTATCATTTATGATCTTGATCCTTGtttcatttcttattttttaagtagTCTTCATAATGTTAtggggactaagttaagtttcAGCACAACTTTTCATCCTCAGACCGACGATCAGTCAGAGCGCACTATTCAGACCTTGAAGGATATGCTTCGAGCTTGTGTACTTGATTTGAAAGGTAGCTGGGATAAACATTTGTCGTTGGTTGAATTTGCGTATAATAATAGTTACCAGACGAGTATTCAGATGGCACCTTACGAAGCACTTTACGGAAGGAGATGCATATCTTATTTGTATTGGGATGAGGTAGGTGAGCATCGACTGTTGGGGCCAGAGTTAATGCAAATTGCTGCAGAAAAGGTTGCTATGATCTGTGCAGGCTTATTAGCAACTCAGAGTCGATAA